The proteins below come from a single Dermacentor albipictus isolate Rhodes 1998 colony chromosome 7, USDA_Dalb.pri_finalv2, whole genome shotgun sequence genomic window:
- the LOC139047982 gene encoding uncharacterized protein, producing MARKQSAATTKVDGYFEARYGLRRAMIAGCGLATGCCSPEKRKCRNVARRDKPKTPLKRPHSGTEVQDGGASAGTCNFSLDEDQVDSSAEKSLVSAAVFEGRKRRILQGKTTNEVRASQDDKKPSSVLEASASATMRQQAEQPLVVLAREVHQLRKGRPTASGEAAKVLPARTQATRATPVKRRELDQSVRLRKQREANRREETYRCQVVRESLAPAKHGPCSVSKTLVAKPTTLSRRRSPSNKKASKDQVSASSDVIRPGEPYSSLDAPRDGAPFCGPVVFASPLPPSAAVEGGRQRLLGCDSTDPQGILTTSVTVTGCSEVPCASTQETPSRGTDKVISEKLQQPVLAMETPLIEHSVVGSSDVCRSCAFDREDRKLDANTCAVFSSYCDDVHTGEHRACRRDAFLELTEKNCRPTAVPLISPSRSADGGSDLAAATCSLLTPDDRTNQRRARELSAAVNKHASATSARIGLPHFAQSEEPESSANAATISEFHCGEKGTTTSRRIREETATADGIARPHEPVFGLVSLPQKDCQSSLISFHDGSSSAADDKCASSQSGPEGGDAIFGAEGASRKQTERAGDVQGGSGIIPGRDTRPTSLGLLVGPEEYSSRNCPTDENMTLELCADSNVPAPGGVASSLVQSVEDEQCNEHRRQRWDVMRDNIAPEPSRGGGGEMNAQSKMLLSFQRMSIDKNTSETEPESPLLYQQRNSVNVENGIVLFESPSAERGECRNRDIFRQYENIPHERSHSPYDTSEPSLHVADSAVLEPGNSVACLERRLANGDRRGVSPEYQKVTYLQRQSRHTDLIGESESNTSLGRNSATDGWLDRSERLASQRRRPVRVGVPVTAYENGTSRQRRCGGDALLPKSMILDSPKITTSEQGVEVERQTSPHEPMESPVTIPDSFPLQQRLNQLPDHRIFVSAESEESASARTQSADKGIDDLKKYLTQRTWRASCLVADLERLPSLRRRSAHEERRVAESDNLSSEPGQSVDNSSGASEEVLRLRRNNGIDGAIVQPQYSLRTQTQPDSNDTFPSQPADEEPVSQRQDIPSSRSRSADDRAPVEAIEPERLPSFSMQYNAIGGRASERFSSRQRGPDTRESVSWQAQCAREEPLPAAQTENLPSEQTHADDDVLVVSEKFPVRFGKSAAFSERTSNARTLTAHRRADRQTVPLRSVHYPSLIESELPASLRRRLEVDAFASESIPCQSSASANDEPSAVSHGAACFRNPSADEDLVVVSELFPLSQSGSRADDDDVIIESWDSDSGRGESSSDVSETPFSFERRWSGRYDVPALFGGHTSWPIRPFRRGCSGETPGSSGLVTAHGEREPASTPGERSNAYDLTECVRAGLLSLNIKTAVYVLRLCRDEEAERRVLRLYRDCQRSLSSEACSAQIRGILQSAIERKSQQWTRIRASLHAIDSLGGQFPDPRWCGERALTDLEHLTRNFEN from the exons ATGGCGCGGAAACAGTCGGCTGCCACCACGAAGGTCGACGGTTACTTCGAGGCGCGATACGGACTAAGGCGTGCAATGATCGCGGGGTGCGGGCTGGCAACCGGATGTTGCTCGCCGGAGAAACGGAAGTGCAGAAACGTCGCAAGGAGGGATAAGCCGAAGACACCGTTGAAGAGGCCTCACTCCGGGACTGAAGTGCAAGATGGCGGCGCTTCGGCGGGAACTTGCAACTTCAGCCTTGATGAAGATCAAGTCGACTCAAGTGCCGAGAAATCCCTTGTCTCGGCCGCTGTCTTCGAAGGACGAAAACGAAGGATCCTGCAAGGAAAAACCACGAACGAAGTTCGCGCCAGCCAGGACGATAAGAAACCGAGTTCAGTACTTGAAGCCTCGGCGAGTGCCACAATGCGTCAGCAGGCTGAGCAGCCATTAGTTGTTCTCGCAAGGGAAGTGCACCAGCTACGTAAAGGTCGTCCGACTGCATCTGGCGAGGCGGCGAAGGTGCTGCCAGCACGTACCCAAGCAACAAGAGCAACGCCGGTAAAGCGTCGGGAGCTGGATCAGAGTGTTCGATTGCGCAAACAACGGGAAGCGAATAGGCGTGAGGAAACTTATCGGTGTCAAGTCGTCCGAGAGTCTCTAGCGCCCGCGAAGCACGGACCGTGCAGTGTGTCGAAGACTTTGGTCGCTAAACCCACCACTCTAAGCCGCAGACGCAGTCCATCTAACAAGAAGGCATCGAAGGACCAAGTCAGCGCAAGCAGTGACGTCATCCGACCCGGTGAACCCTACTCTTCCCTGGATGCGCCGAGAGACGGGGCGCCATTTTGTGGGCCCGTTGTATTTGCTTCGCCCTTGCCACCGTCTGCTGCGGTAGAGGGAGGACGTCAACGCCTTCTGGGCTGCGACTCAACTGATCCGCAG GGGATATTGACGACATCGGTTACCGTCACTGGTTGCAGTGAAGTACCGTGTGCATCAACCCAAGAGACACCCAGTCGCGGTACAGACAAGGTGATATCTGAGAAACTTCAGCAGCCGGTCTTGGCGATGGAAACGCCGCtcattgaacattctgtagttGGAAGCAGTGATGTCTGTCGAAGCTGTGCTTTTGACAGAGAGGATCGGAAGCTTGATGCCAATACATGTGCCGTGTTCTCAAGTTACTGTGACGATGTTCACACAGGTGAGCATAGAGCTTGTCGACGGGATGCATTCCTAGAGCTGACTGAAAAGAATTGTCGACCAACGGCCGTCCCACTGATTTCACCTTCTCGCTCAGCAGATGGCGGGAGTGACTTGGCGGCTGCGACGTGTTCGCTTCTGACACCAGATGATCGTACCAATCAGCGCAGAGCTCGAGAGTTGAGTGCGGCGGTAAACAAGCATGCCAGTGCAACGAGTGCCAGAATCGGCCTTCCGCACTTTGCTCAATCAGAAGAGCCCGAAAGTTCTGCGAACGCAGCCACCATTTCCGAGTTTCATTGTGGCGAAAAGGGCACAACGACCTCGAGACGCATTCGCGAAGAAACTGCTACAGCCGACGGTATCGCTCGTCCGCATGAACCAGTGTTTGGACTCGTCAGCTTGCCGCAAAAGGACTGTCAGTCATCGCTGATCTCATTTCACGATGGTAGCAGCAGTGCTGCGGACGATAAATGCGCTTCGTCGCAAAGCGGGCCAGAAGGTGGGGACGCGATTTTCGGTGCAGAAGGCGCGTCCCGCAAGCAGACGGAGAGAGCAGGTGATGTGCAGGGTGGATCTGGAATCATTCCAGGTCGTGACACACGGCCGACTAGTCTCGGACTTCTTGTTGGCCCCGAAGAATATTCATCGCGAAACTGTCCGACAGACGAGAACATGACGCTTGAGTTATGTGCAGATAGTAATGTGCCTGCACCAGGTGGCGTTGCTTCCAGTCTTGTCCAATCTGTAGAGGATGAGCAGTGCAATGAACATCGGAGACAGCGCTGGGACGTAATGCGCGACAACATTGCCCCTGAACCAAGTAGGGGTGGTGGAGGTGAAATGAATGCTCAATCCAAGATGCTGCTTTCCTTTCAGAGAATGTCCATCGACAAAAACACGTCGGAAACTGAACCCGAGAGCCCCCTTTTGTATCAGCAAAGGAATTCTGTAAATGTAGAAAATGGGATTGTGTTGTTTGAAAGCCCTTCTGCTGAGAGGGGGGAGTGCAGGAACCGCGATATTTTTCGTCAATACGAGAACATTCCACACGAGCGAAGTCATTCACCATATGACACTTCCGAACCGAGTCTTCATGTGGCTGATAGCGCTGTTCTCGAACCCGGAAACAGCGTTGCGTGTTTAGAAAGACGGCTTGCCAACGGTGACAGACGTGGTGTGAGTCCCGAGTACCAGAAGGTTACTTATCTGCAGAGGCAGTCTAGACACACCGACCTCATTGGTGAGTCCGAAAGTAATACTTCTTTGGGGAGGAATAGTGCCACTGACGGATGGCTTGACAGGTCGGAACGCTTGGCTTCTCAGCGGAGACGGCCTGTGCgggttggcgttccagttacagcTTATGAAAACGGCACGTCTCGGCAGCGACGGTGCGGTGGTGATGCTTTGCTTCCCAAGTCAATGATCTTGGATTCTCCAAAGATAACAACATCCGAACAGGGTGTTGAGGTTGAGCGCCAAACCTCTCCGCACGAGCCTATGGAGTCTCCAGTTACTATTCCCGACAGCTTCCCCCTACAGCAAAGATTGAATCAGCTTCCTGACCACAGAATTTTTGTATCTGCCGAGTCTGAGGAGTCTGCTTCTGCGCGGACACAATCGGCAGACAAAGGAATCGATGATCTCAAAAAATATCTTACCCAGCGGACGTGGCGCGCATCCTGTTTGGTTGCTGACTTGGAGCGCTTGCCTTCTTTGCGGAGGCGGTCTGCACATGAGGAAAGGCGTGTTGCGGAGTCGGATAATCTTTCCTCTGAGCCTGGCCAGTCAGTAGATAACTCGTCTGGTGCCTCTGAGGAAGTTCTTCGTCTGCGTAGAAATAATGGCATCGATGGCGCGATTGTTCAGCCACAGTACTCACTTCGTACACAGACACAGCCTGACAGTAATGATACCTTTCCTTCCCAGCCTGCCGACGAAGAGCCTGTTTCACAGCGCCAGGACATTCCATCTTCGCGAAGTCGATCTGCTGACGACAGGGCGCCCGTTGAAGCTATTGAGCCCGAGAGGCTTCCTTCTTTTTCGATGCAATACAACGCCATTGGTGGGCGTGCGTCCGAACGCTTTTCTTCACGTCAAAGGGGACCTGATACCCGCGAGAGCGTTTCCTGGCAAGCGCAATGCGCGCGTGAGGAACCCCTGCCTGCTGCCCAAACCGAGAATCTGCCTTCTGAGCAGACACATGCGGACGACGACGTTCTTGTCGTGTCAGAAAAATTTCCTGTTCGGTTTGGTAAGTCAGCCGCATTTTCGGAGCGTACAAGCAATGCCCGCACGCTTACGGCGCATCGACGGGCTGATAGACAGACCGTTCCCCTACGGTCTGTACATTATCCCTCCTTAATTGAGTCTGAGCTGCCCGCTTCCTTGCGGAGGCGTCTGGAAGTTGATGCTTTTGCGTCGGAAAGCATTCCTTGCCAGTCTAGCGCGTCGGCTAACGACGAGCCAAGTGCAGTGTCTCATGGCGCTGCTTGCTTTCGAAACCCGTCTGCAGATGAGGACCTGGTCGTCGTGTCCGAATTATTTCCCCTTTCGCAGAGCGGCTCTCGAGCCGACGATGATGATGTGATTATTGAATCTTGGGATTCTGACAGTGGGAGAGGAGAGTCGTCAAGCGACGTGTCCGAGACCCCTTTCTCATTCGAACGCAGATGGTCTGGACGTTACGATGTCCCTGCTTTGTTCGGAGGCCATACTTCTTGGCCAATCCGCCCCTTCCGCCGAGGTTGTTCCGGCGAGACACCAGGTTCATCTGGCCTGGTCACGGCGCACGGCGAACGGGAGCCGGCTTCTACACCCGGCGAAAGGAGCAACGCCTACGACCTCACAGAGTGCGTGCGCGCCGGTTTGTTGTCGCTCAATATCAAGACCGCTGTTTACGTGCTGCGACTGTGCCGTGATGAGGAGGCAGAACGGCGAGTGCTTCGCCTCTACCGTGATTGCCAACGCAGCCTGTCGAGTGAAGCCTGCTCCGCGCAAATACGCGGTATATTGCAGTCGGCCATCGAACGTAAGAGCCAGCAATGGACGAGGATAAGGGCATCGCTTCATGCTATAGACAGCCTTGGGGGTCAGTTCCCAGACCCGCGATGGTGCGGCGAACGAGCGTTAACTGACCTAGAACACCTCACAAGAAACTTCGAGAATTAG